From one Cyanobacterium stanieri PCC 7202 genomic stretch:
- a CDS encoding citrate synthase (PFAM: Citrate synthase~TIGRFAM: 2-methylcitrate synthase/citrate synthase II~COGs: COG0372 Citrate synthase~InterPro IPR002020:IPR019810:IPR011278~KEGG: cyh:Cyan8802_1408 2-methylcitrate synthase/citrate synthase II~PFAM: Citrate synthase~SPTR: 2-methylcitrate synthase/citrate synthase II;~TIGRFAM: 2-methylcitrate synthase/citrate synthase II) yields the protein MAQPACEYKPGLEGIPVAQSSISYVDGKEGILKYRGINIEELATKSTFLETAFLLIWGRLPSKEELDSFQTDINNHRRIKYHIRDMMKCFPESGHPMDALQTSAAALGLFYSRRALDKEEYIRDAVVRIIAKIPTMVAAFSQMRQGNDSIKPSDDLNYSANFLYMLTEKEPEPLEARIFDVCLMLHAEHTMNASTFSAMVTASTLTDPYAVVASAVGTLAGPLHGGANEEVLTMLEEIGSVENVRPYIEDCIKNKKKIMGFGHRVYKVKDPRAKILQQLAERLFELTGHDEYYDIALEVEKVVTEQLGHKGIYANVDFYSGLVYRKLGIKPDLFTPMFAISRVAGWLAHWREQLAVNRIFRPTQVYVGEADAVYVPIEER from the coding sequence ATGGCACAACCAGCTTGTGAGTATAAACCAGGTTTAGAAGGAATACCCGTCGCCCAATCTAGCATTAGTTACGTAGATGGGAAGGAAGGTATCTTAAAATATAGAGGCATTAATATTGAAGAATTAGCCACCAAAAGTACCTTTTTAGAAACGGCATTTTTATTAATTTGGGGCAGACTACCCAGTAAAGAGGAATTAGATAGCTTTCAAACTGATATAAATAACCACCGTAGAATTAAATATCATATTCGGGATATGATGAAATGTTTTCCCGAAAGTGGTCATCCCATGGATGCTTTACAAACTTCTGCGGCGGCGCTTGGGCTTTTTTATTCTCGCCGTGCTTTGGATAAGGAGGAATATATCAGGGATGCGGTGGTGAGAATCATTGCGAAAATTCCCACGATGGTGGCAGCTTTTTCCCAGATGCGTCAGGGTAATGATTCTATCAAGCCTAGTGATGATCTCAATTACTCTGCTAATTTCCTTTATATGCTCACAGAAAAAGAGCCAGAACCCTTGGAAGCTCGTATTTTTGATGTCTGCTTAATGCTCCATGCAGAACATACGATGAATGCTTCTACTTTCTCTGCTATGGTAACAGCTTCTACTCTAACTGATCCTTACGCAGTGGTAGCCTCTGCGGTGGGGACTTTGGCAGGGCCTCTCCATGGGGGTGCCAATGAGGAAGTTTTGACCATGTTAGAAGAAATTGGCTCTGTGGAAAATGTACGTCCTTACATTGAGGATTGTATTAAAAATAAAAAGAAAATTATGGGCTTTGGTCATCGGGTGTATAAGGTAAAAGATCCCCGTGCTAAGATTTTACAACAGTTAGCGGAGCGACTTTTTGAGCTTACAGGACATGATGAATATTATGATATTGCTCTCGAGGTGGAGAAGGTCGTTACTGAACAGTTAGGACATAAAGGTATTTATGCCAATGTAGACTTTTATTCTGGGTTGGTATATCGCAAATTAGGCATTAAACCTGATTTGTTTACGCCGATGTTTGCCATTTCTCGGGTAGCGGGATGGTTAGCCCATTGGCGCGAACAGTTGGCGGTAAATCGTATTTTTAGACCTACACAAGTTTATGTGGGAGAAGCCGATGCGGTTTATGTTCCTATCGAAGAACGTTAA
- a CDS encoding UDP-N-Acetylglucosamine 2-epimerase (PFAM: UDP-N-acetylglucosamine 2-epimerase~TIGRFAM: UDP-N-acetylglucosamine 2-epimerase~COGs: COG0381 UDP-N-acetylglucosamine 2-epimerase~InterPro IPR003331~KEGG: cyt:cce_3663 UDP-N-acetylglucosamine 2-epimerase~PFAM: UDP-N-acetylglucosamine 2-epimerase~PRIAM: UDP-N-acetylglucosamine 2-epimerase~SPTR: UDP-N-acetylglucosamine 2-epimerase;~TIGRFAM: UDP-N-acetylglucosamine 2-epimerase), with product MSAQKTICITLGTRPEAIKLAPVIQTFQNSLEFDTKVILTGQHREMVAQVMDIFGLTADEDLDIMQPNQTLSDITCRSLQGLEKIFQKIEPQLVIAQGDTTTAFAAALASFYQQIPVGHVEAGLRTNNIYNPFPEEANRRLISQITQLHFAPTTLAVENLKNSGVTGEIHHTGNTVIDALLSVADKNPPCDVEGLNWGQYRVLLMTVHRRENWGEPLQDIIKGMQLILDQFPDVAILLPLHRNPTVRNPIKKAFDNHERVFLTEPLDYQELVGAIKRSFFLLTDSGGLQEEAPSLGKPILVLRETTERPEAVTAGTAKLIGTNAEIIFKSAQELLTDKSSYDEMAGAINPFGDGKACDRILKIVKNYLGVL from the coding sequence ATGTCCGCCCAAAAAACTATTTGTATCACCCTTGGCACACGCCCAGAAGCCATCAAACTCGCGCCCGTTATTCAAACCTTTCAAAATAGCCTAGAATTTGATACCAAAGTGATTTTGACAGGGCAACATCGGGAAATGGTTGCTCAGGTAATGGACATTTTTGGTTTAACCGCCGATGAAGACTTGGACATCATGCAACCCAATCAAACCCTCAGCGATATTACCTGTCGTAGTTTACAAGGGTTAGAAAAAATCTTTCAAAAAATAGAACCTCAATTAGTCATCGCCCAAGGGGATACTACCACCGCCTTCGCTGCTGCCCTTGCTTCATTTTATCAACAAATTCCTGTGGGCCATGTGGAGGCAGGATTACGCACCAATAATATTTACAATCCTTTTCCTGAAGAAGCCAATCGCCGTCTCATTTCCCAAATTACTCAACTACATTTTGCACCCACTACCCTAGCGGTGGAAAACCTAAAAAATTCGGGGGTAACGGGGGAAATTCACCACACAGGTAACACGGTAATTGATGCTTTGTTATCGGTGGCGGACAAAAATCCCCCTTGTGATGTGGAGGGGCTAAACTGGGGGCAATATAGGGTATTGTTAATGACTGTCCATCGCCGAGAAAATTGGGGCGAACCTTTACAGGATATTATTAAGGGGATGCAGTTAATTTTAGATCAATTTCCTGATGTGGCGATCCTGCTTCCCCTCCATCGTAATCCCACGGTGAGAAATCCCATCAAAAAGGCTTTTGATAACCATGAAAGGGTATTTTTAACCGAGCCTTTAGATTATCAAGAATTAGTAGGAGCAATTAAGCGTAGTTTTTTCCTTTTAACTGATTCTGGAGGTTTGCAAGAAGAAGCCCCCAGTTTAGGAAAACCTATCTTAGTTTTACGAGAAACAACGGAAAGACCAGAAGCAGTCACCGCAGGAACAGCAAAACTAATCGGCACCAATGCCGAAATAATTTTTAAATCTGCCCAAGAATTGTTAACTGACAAAAGTAGTTATGATGAGATGGCAGGGGCTATTAATCCTTTTGGGGATGGGAAAGCGTGCGATCGCATCTTAAAGATAGTCAAAAATTACTTGGGCGTTTTATAA
- a CDS encoding hypothetical protein (KEGG: ter:Tery_3938 hypothetical protein~SPTR: Putative uncharacterized protein), producing MAILISLFVIGWLAASLIGTQAYFMGEQTKPIHERNWNSDSFDRLAKSFTGQETDYLVRVPAYDTDAFRVHQSR from the coding sequence ATGGCAATTTTAATATCATTATTCGTTATCGGTTGGTTAGCCGCCTCCTTAATTGGTACTCAGGCATACTTCATGGGTGAACAAACCAAGCCTATCCACGAGCGCAACTGGAACTCTGATAGTTTTGATAGATTAGCAAAATCATTCACTGGACAGGAAACAGACTATTTAGTGAGGGTACCTGCATACGATACTGATGCTTTTAGAGTTCATCAATCTCGATAA
- a CDS encoding phosphohistidine phosphatase, SixA (PFAM: Phosphoglycerate mutase family~TIGRFAM: phosphohistidine phosphatase SixA~COGs: COG2062 Phosphohistidine phosphatase SixA~InterPro IPR013078:IPR004449~KEGG: cyh:Cyan8802_1407 phosphohistidine phosphatase, SixA~PFAM: Phosphoglycerate mutase~SPTR: Phosphohistidine phosphatase, SixA;~TIGRFAM: phosphohistidine phosphatase SixA) — protein MKIYFVRHGIAQERIAGADNPQRALTPKGIAKTHQVAQKFKQIENSCNLIITSPYIRAKQTAQILYDHQLAPKIEESNHLMPDGNIQPWLHSLQNSSYTEDDKLILVGHQPDLGNWAETLIWGKSEEKIILKKAGIIGIDIIDIYNPIGNSEIFLLISPKWLLTAIDS, from the coding sequence ATGAAAATATACTTTGTCCGCCATGGCATCGCCCAAGAAAGAATCGCAGGGGCAGATAACCCCCAAAGGGCATTAACTCCCAAAGGCATCGCCAAAACTCACCAAGTGGCCCAAAAATTTAAACAAATAGAAAACTCCTGTAACCTGATCATTACCAGCCCCTATATACGAGCTAAACAAACCGCCCAAATTCTTTATGACCATCAACTCGCCCCCAAAATAGAAGAAAGTAACCATCTCATGCCCGATGGCAACATTCAGCCATGGCTCCATAGCTTACAAAACTCAAGCTATACTGAAGATGATAAATTAATCCTCGTTGGTCATCAACCAGACTTAGGAAACTGGGCCGAAACATTGATATGGGGAAAAAGTGAGGAAAAAATAATTCTCAAAAAAGCAGGAATAATCGGTATTGACATCATAGACATCTATAACCCCATTGGTAATAGTGAAATATTTTTACTCATCTCTCCAAAGTGGTTGTTAACAGCAATTGACAGTTGA
- a CDS encoding hypothetical protein (PFAM: Protein of unknown function (DUF3747)~KEGG: cyh:Cyan8802_4104 S-layer domain protein~SPTR: S-layer domain protein), with protein MLKSSLPIKLITIALTSVFGMIPINSANAGIFDEVEVDQEKFIAVAQPFGEENRLNLIVVEQIPGMNTCWSETGSNPTNVDLLLANFDFSGHCRRSTDANGYSIRYEGQDLGLDYLLSLVRREGQLHLVGINRRDNTRINVGTVQSYNDQPMKINLNPGWRFSKRSYQGNVLGHVYFSYTEPEQSTQEQETIEPQINNNDMPMENDIPMEGQIRDIVPPSNDNDNQSIRRNINSQPQTQRTVNPRFSMQSRFNR; from the coding sequence ATGCTTAAATCTTCCCTGCCCATAAAACTAATTACTATTGCTTTAACCTCCGTTTTTGGTATGATTCCTATTAATTCTGCCAACGCTGGAATATTTGATGAGGTAGAAGTCGATCAAGAAAAATTCATTGCTGTAGCACAACCTTTTGGCGAAGAAAATAGATTAAATTTAATTGTTGTTGAACAAATTCCCGGGATGAATACCTGTTGGAGTGAAACAGGTTCTAATCCTACTAATGTAGATCTTTTATTAGCTAACTTTGATTTTAGCGGACATTGTCGCCGTAGTACCGATGCCAATGGTTACTCTATCCGTTACGAAGGACAAGATTTAGGTTTAGATTATCTTCTTAGCTTGGTTAGAAGAGAAGGGCAATTACATTTAGTAGGTATCAACCGCCGTGATAATACTCGTATCAATGTTGGTACAGTACAAAGTTATAATGATCAGCCTATGAAGATAAATCTGAATCCGGGCTGGAGATTTTCTAAGAGAAGCTATCAGGGAAATGTATTAGGACATGTTTACTTTAGCTATACCGAACCTGAACAATCAACCCAAGAACAAGAAACCATCGAGCCTCAAATAAATAACAATGATATGCCTATGGAGAATGATATTCCCATGGAAGGACAAATCAGAGACATTGTTCCCCCTTCTAATGATAATGATAATCAGTCCATCAGAAGAAATATTAATAGTCAGCCCCAAACTCAAAGAACGGTGAATCCCCGTTTTTCTATGCAATCTCGCTTCAACCGTTAA
- a CDS encoding amino acid ABC transporter substrate-binding protein, PAAT family (PFAM: Bacterial extracellular solute-binding proteins, family 3~COGs: COG0834 ABC-type amino acid transport/signal transduction systems periplasmic component/domain~InterPro IPR001638~KEGG: cyc:PCC7424_2874 extracellular solute-binding protein family 3~PFAM: extracellular solute-binding protein family 3~SMART: extracellular solute-binding protein family 3~SPTR: Extracellular solute-binding protein family 3): MLKIFFSLGLSVSFFSALIPSALAGNLLEQIQATGVIRAGYRPDTVPFAFLDDDGKPVGYAIDLLELIREETETRLNQPIELELVEITPSNRFEQITEGIIDIECGSTTVTWERKNYVDFSVSYFASGTQMIVNQGSDWARAESLAGAKIAVIPDTTNEIAIRNFAPDAEFVFVDSEEEGWRMVQEDEVVGFAGDGILLQALKATIDNADQYEIVPEFPYMIESYACTLPQNQSQWRHIVNYSLVKYMQGVVIDVPESQALYSRWFGVNGVTPYPVETMADYFQGIVNGYEWIMIEGRY; encoded by the coding sequence ATGCTAAAAATATTTTTTTCCTTGGGTTTATCTGTTTCTTTTTTTTCTGCCCTCATCCCCTCAGCTTTGGCGGGAAATTTATTAGAACAAATCCAAGCAACAGGGGTTATTAGGGCAGGGTATCGTCCTGATACCGTACCTTTTGCTTTTCTTGATGACGATGGAAAACCAGTGGGATATGCGATCGATTTATTGGAATTGATTAGAGAAGAAACCGAAACGAGACTCAATCAACCCATAGAATTAGAATTGGTGGAAATAACCCCAAGTAATAGATTTGAACAAATTACCGAGGGCATCATTGATATTGAATGTGGTTCAACCACTGTCACCTGGGAAAGAAAAAATTATGTTGATTTTTCGGTGAGTTATTTCGCCAGTGGCACTCAAATGATTGTCAATCAGGGTAGTGATTGGGCAAGGGCAGAATCTCTTGCAGGGGCAAAAATTGCCGTTATCCCTGATACCACCAACGAAATAGCCATCCGCAATTTTGCTCCCGATGCAGAATTTGTTTTTGTTGATAGCGAAGAAGAAGGCTGGAGAATGGTTCAAGAAGATGAAGTAGTTGGCTTTGCAGGGGATGGCATTTTATTACAAGCCTTAAAAGCAACTATTGATAATGCAGATCAATATGAAATTGTACCAGAGTTTCCCTATATGATTGAGTCCTACGCCTGTACCCTTCCCCAAAATCAGTCCCAATGGCGCCATATCGTTAATTATAGTTTAGTTAAATATATGCAAGGGGTTGTGATTGATGTGCCAGAATCCCAAGCCTTATATTCTCGTTGGTTTGGTGTCAATGGTGTTACTCCTTATCCTGTAGAAACTATGGCGGATTATTTTCAAGGTATTGTCAATGGTTATGAGTGGATCATGATTGAGGGGCGATATTAA
- a CDS encoding protein translocase subunit secA (PFAM: SecA DEAD-like domain; SecA preprotein cross-linking domain; SecA Wing and Scaffold domain~TIGRFAM: preprotein translocase, SecA subunit~COGs: COG0653 Preprotein translocase subunit SecA (ATPase RNA helicase)~InterProIPR011115:IPR011130:IPR011116:IPR014018:IPR 000185:IPR020937~KEGG: syp:SYNPCC7002_A1259 preprotein translocase subunit SecA~PFAM: SecA DEAD domain protein; SecA preprotein cross-linking region; SecA Wing and Scaffold~SPTR: Protein translocase subunit secA;~TIGRFAM: preprotein translocase, SecA subunit), translated as MFKKLFGDPNARKLKKLQPLIAEINLLEEDFKKLSDDEMRAKTASFKEMFAKTKTKEERDDILDEILVEAFALVREAGVRVLGMRHYDVQLLGGIVLHTGQIAEMKTGEGKTLVATLPAYLNGLTGKGVHVVTVNDYLARRDAEWMGQIHRFLGLEVGLIQSGMTSVERRKNYLADITYATNSELGFDYLRDNMATSIEEVVQRSPHYCIIDEVDSILVDEARTPLIISGQVDRPIEKYQRAAEVAQMLTKQEEEGDGGHYEVDEKARNVLLTDEGFAKAEELLGVTDLYDQENPWAHYVFNAIKAKELFTRDVNYMVRNDEVVIVDEFTGRVLAGRRWSDGLHQAVEAKERVEIQRETQTLASITYQNFFLLYEKLSGMTGTAKTEETEFEKVYNLQVTIVPTNRPNSRNDLADVVYKNEIAKWKAVAEECAEMHETGRPVLVGTTSVEKSELLSALLAEKKIPHNLLNARPENVERESEIVAQAGRKGAVTIATNMAGRGTDIILGGNSDYMARLKIREYFMPQIVRPEDDQLKFSVAGIDTGKKAKGQGFNGNGTGKKPKTWKATSDIFPCELSSETETQLKEVVKLAVDSYGFQGLSELDAEEKIAIAAEKAPIQDPVLIKLREVYNSIRSEYENLTGKEHDEVIEAGGLHVIGTERHESRRIDNQLRGRAGRQGDPGSTRFFLSLEDNLLRIFGGDRVAGLMNAFRVEEDMPIESGMLTRSLEGAQKKVETFYYDARKSVFEYDEVMNNQRRAIYAERRRVLEGEDLKDQVIQYAEKTMDEIVDAYVNPDLPPDEWNLEALVDKAKEFIYLLQDVTVKDLEDMTSTEMKTFLREEVHKAYDIKENQIEKLQPGLMRQAERFFILQQIDTLWREHLQNMDGLREAVGLRGYGQKDPLIEYKQEGYEMFLEMMIDIRRNVVYSLFQFQPQAQPQAV; from the coding sequence ATGTTTAAAAAGTTATTTGGTGATCCTAACGCAAGAAAACTAAAAAAGTTACAGCCTCTGATTGCCGAGATTAATTTATTGGAGGAAGATTTTAAAAAATTATCTGATGATGAAATGAGGGCAAAAACGGCATCTTTTAAGGAGATGTTTGCCAAGACAAAAACCAAGGAAGAAAGAGATGATATATTAGATGAGATTTTGGTGGAAGCCTTTGCTCTAGTAAGGGAGGCAGGGGTAAGGGTTTTGGGTATGCGTCACTATGATGTGCAACTTTTGGGGGGCATTGTTTTACACACTGGGCAAATTGCCGAGATGAAAACAGGGGAGGGTAAAACCCTGGTGGCGACTTTACCTGCTTATCTTAATGGGTTGACGGGAAAAGGGGTTCATGTGGTGACGGTGAACGATTATTTGGCCCGTCGTGATGCGGAATGGATGGGGCAAATTCACCGCTTTTTAGGTTTAGAAGTAGGTTTGATTCAAAGTGGTATGACTTCGGTAGAGCGCCGCAAAAATTATCTGGCGGATATTACCTACGCCACTAACAGTGAGTTGGGTTTTGATTATTTACGGGATAATATGGCGACTTCCATTGAGGAGGTGGTACAACGATCGCCCCATTACTGTATCATTGACGAAGTAGATTCGATTTTAGTGGATGAAGCCCGTACACCGCTAATTATTTCAGGACAAGTCGATCGCCCCATAGAAAAATATCAAAGAGCGGCAGAAGTAGCCCAAATGCTCACCAAACAAGAAGAAGAAGGTGACGGGGGACATTATGAAGTGGACGAAAAAGCCCGTAATGTACTGCTAACCGATGAAGGTTTTGCCAAGGCAGAGGAACTCTTGGGAGTAACAGACTTGTATGATCAGGAAAACCCTTGGGCTCACTACGTTTTTAACGCCATCAAAGCCAAAGAATTATTCACCCGTGACGTTAACTACATGGTGCGTAACGATGAGGTGGTAATCGTGGATGAATTTACAGGTAGGGTGTTGGCAGGAAGGAGATGGAGTGATGGCTTACATCAAGCCGTAGAAGCCAAGGAAAGGGTAGAAATTCAACGGGAAACCCAAACCCTCGCCAGTATTACCTATCAAAATTTCTTCCTGTTGTACGAAAAATTATCGGGGATGACGGGTACTGCCAAAACCGAGGAGACAGAATTTGAGAAGGTTTACAATCTACAAGTAACCATTGTACCTACAAACCGCCCCAATTCCCGTAACGATTTGGCGGATGTGGTTTATAAAAACGAAATCGCTAAATGGAAAGCGGTGGCGGAAGAATGTGCCGAAATGCACGAAACGGGGCGCCCTGTATTAGTTGGTACTACCAGCGTAGAGAAATCGGAATTATTATCAGCCCTGTTGGCGGAGAAAAAGATTCCCCATAACCTACTCAATGCCCGTCCTGAAAATGTGGAAAGGGAGTCAGAAATTGTGGCTCAGGCAGGGAGAAAAGGGGCTGTAACCATTGCCACCAACATGGCGGGGCGTGGTACAGATATTATCCTCGGTGGTAACTCTGACTACATGGCAAGGCTGAAAATTCGGGAGTATTTCATGCCCCAAATTGTTCGTCCTGAAGATGATCAATTAAAATTTAGTGTGGCGGGGATTGATACGGGTAAAAAAGCCAAGGGACAAGGTTTTAATGGTAATGGCACTGGTAAAAAACCCAAGACTTGGAAGGCAACTTCTGATATTTTCCCCTGTGAGTTATCTTCTGAAACCGAAACACAGTTAAAAGAAGTGGTTAAGTTGGCGGTGGATAGTTACGGTTTCCAAGGATTGTCAGAATTGGATGCCGAGGAAAAAATTGCGATCGCAGCGGAAAAAGCCCCCATCCAAGATCCCGTTTTGATCAAACTACGGGAAGTATATAACAGCATCCGTAGTGAATACGAAAATCTCACAGGCAAAGAACATGATGAGGTAATCGAAGCAGGAGGTTTACACGTAATTGGTACAGAAAGACACGAATCCCGCCGTATCGATAACCAATTGAGAGGAAGGGCAGGAAGACAAGGGGATCCCGGTTCTACTCGCTTCTTTTTGAGCTTAGAAGATAATTTATTGCGGATTTTTGGGGGCGATCGCGTGGCTGGACTTATGAATGCCTTTAGGGTAGAGGAAGATATGCCCATCGAATCTGGAATGCTCACCCGTTCCCTTGAAGGCGCCCAGAAAAAGGTGGAAACCTTCTATTACGATGCCCGTAAGAGCGTTTTTGAGTATGACGAAGTGATGAACAACCAAAGACGGGCGATTTATGCCGAACGTCGTCGAGTGTTGGAAGGGGAGGATTTGAAAGATCAAGTCATCCAGTATGCCGAGAAAACCATGGATGAAATTGTTGATGCCTACGTCAATCCCGACTTACCCCCCGATGAATGGAACCTGGAGGCGCTCGTGGACAAAGCCAAAGAGTTTATCTACCTCCTCCAAGATGTCACCGTCAAAGACTTAGAAGATATGACATCCACCGAGATGAAAACCTTTTTAAGGGAAGAAGTTCATAAAGCCTACGACATCAAAGAAAATCAGATCGAAAAACTCCAACCGGGGTTAATGCGTCAAGCCGAAAGATTCTTTATCCTCCAACAAATCGACACCCTCTGGCGTGAACACCTGCAAAATATGGATGGATTGCGCGAAGCCGTTGGCTTACGGGGTTATGGACAAAAAGATCCCCTCATTGAATACAAACAAGAGGGTTATGAAATGTTCTTGGAAATGATGATCGATATTCGCCGTAACGTCGTTTATTCTCTCTTCCAATTCCAACCCCAAGCCCAACCCCAAGCAGTGTAA